A DNA window from Actinokineospora baliensis contains the following coding sequences:
- a CDS encoding uroporphyrinogen-III synthase, protein MTTRARKSPGRVAFVGSGPGDAGLLTVRAKELLERAELVVTDPDVPSGVLALARPGAEVRPAVGEPADVAKDLAGEAKAGRVVVRLVAGDPLTHSAVVAEAQAVARTSAVFDVIPGVSAATAVPAYAGIALGSTHTEVDVRGDIDWAALAGVPGPLVLHASASHLAEAASSLVEHGLAPQTPVAVTADGTNTSQRTIDTTLASLAADAGEISGHLVVTVGQAVAARSKLSWWESRALYGWRVLVPRTKDQAGEMSERLHLHGAIPSEVPTISVEPPRSPAQMERSVKGLVDGRYQWVIFTSTNAVRAVWEKFAEFGLDARAFSGVKIACVGESTAAKVRSFGINPELVPSGEQSSEGLLADFPPYDDILDPVERVLLPRADIATETLAAGLRDRGWEIDDVTAYRTVRAAPPPAETREMIKTGGFDAVCFTSSSTVRNLVGIAGKPHARTLVACIGPKTAETAREFGLRVDVQPEHATVPALVDALAEHAARLRAEGALPPPRKTKRARR, encoded by the coding sequence ATGACCACCCGTGCACGAAAGTCCCCCGGACGCGTCGCCTTCGTCGGCTCCGGCCCCGGCGACGCGGGACTGCTCACCGTCCGCGCGAAAGAGCTGCTCGAACGCGCGGAGCTCGTGGTGACCGACCCCGACGTCCCCTCTGGCGTGCTCGCGCTCGCCAGGCCGGGCGCCGAGGTCCGGCCAGCCGTCGGCGAACCGGCCGACGTGGCCAAAGACCTGGCAGGCGAGGCCAAGGCGGGCCGGGTCGTGGTCCGCCTCGTCGCCGGTGACCCGCTGACCCACTCCGCGGTGGTGGCCGAGGCTCAGGCCGTGGCCCGCACCAGCGCGGTGTTCGACGTGATCCCCGGCGTGTCCGCGGCGACCGCGGTGCCCGCCTACGCGGGGATCGCGCTCGGCTCCACGCACACCGAGGTCGACGTCCGCGGCGACATCGACTGGGCCGCCCTGGCAGGCGTGCCGGGGCCGCTGGTGCTGCACGCCAGCGCCAGCCACCTCGCCGAGGCCGCGTCCTCGCTGGTCGAGCACGGCCTGGCGCCGCAGACCCCGGTCGCGGTGACCGCGGACGGCACCAACACCAGCCAGCGCACCATCGACACCACGCTGGCCTCGCTGGCCGCCGATGCCGGGGAGATCTCCGGGCACCTGGTGGTCACCGTCGGCCAGGCGGTGGCGGCGCGCTCGAAGCTGTCCTGGTGGGAGTCGCGGGCGCTCTACGGCTGGCGGGTCCTGGTGCCGCGCACCAAGGACCAGGCAGGCGAGATGAGCGAGCGGCTGCACCTGCACGGCGCGATCCCCAGCGAGGTGCCGACCATCTCGGTCGAGCCGCCGCGCAGCCCGGCGCAGATGGAGCGCTCGGTCAAGGGCCTGGTCGACGGCCGCTACCAGTGGGTCATCTTCACCTCGACCAACGCGGTCCGCGCGGTCTGGGAGAAGTTCGCCGAGTTCGGCCTCGACGCGCGCGCGTTCTCCGGCGTGAAGATCGCCTGCGTCGGCGAGTCGACCGCGGCGAAGGTGCGCTCGTTCGGCATCAACCCCGAACTGGTGCCCTCCGGCGAGCAGTCCAGCGAGGGCCTGCTGGCGGACTTCCCGCCCTACGACGACATCCTCGACCCGGTCGAGCGGGTGCTGCTGCCGCGCGCGGACATCGCCACCGAGACCCTCGCCGCCGGTCTGCGCGACCGCGGCTGGGAGATCGACGACGTGACCGCGTACCGGACCGTGCGGGCGGCGCCGCCGCCTGCCGAGACCCGCGAGATGATCAAGACCGGCGGGTTCGACGCGGTGTGCTTCACCTCGTCGTCCACCGTGCGCAACCTGGTCGGCATCGCGGGCAAGCCGCACGCGCGGACCCTGGTCGCCTGCATCGGCCCGAAGACGGCCGAGACGGCGCGGGAGTTCGGCCTGCGGGTCGACGTCCAACCCGAGCACGCGACGGTCCCCGCCCTGGTGGACGCGCTCGCCGAGCACGCGGCCCGGTTGCGCGCGGAAGGGGCACTGCCCCCACCGCGCAAAACCAAGCGCGCACGGCGATAG
- the hemB gene encoding porphobilinogen synthase: MFPNHRPRRLRRTPALRRLVSETEVRPRQLVLPMFVKEGATEPIPIASMPGVVQHTRDTLRKAAVEAVQAGVGGIMLFGVPTTRDATGSGGIDPDGVLNVSLRDLRAELGDDTVLMSDLCLDEFTDHGHCGVLDANGAVDNDATLALYADMALAQADAGAQYVGPSGMMDGQVGVIREALDSAGHIDTGILAYSVKFASAFFGPFRDAVESQLTGDRMSYQQDPANVREALREAALDLNEGADLVMVKPALAYLDVIRAVRDMADVPVAAYQVSGEYAMVEAAAANGWLDRRRTVLESLLAIRRAGADVILSYWATEAAGWLDQS, from the coding sequence ATGTTCCCGAACCACCGCCCGCGCCGACTCCGCCGCACGCCAGCCCTGCGGCGCCTGGTCAGCGAGACCGAGGTGCGCCCGAGGCAGTTGGTGCTGCCGATGTTCGTGAAGGAGGGCGCCACCGAGCCCATCCCGATCGCGAGCATGCCCGGCGTCGTCCAGCACACGCGGGACACGCTGCGCAAGGCGGCCGTCGAGGCGGTGCAGGCCGGGGTCGGCGGGATCATGCTCTTCGGCGTGCCGACGACCAGGGACGCCACCGGGTCCGGCGGGATCGACCCGGACGGCGTCCTCAACGTGTCGCTGCGCGACCTGCGGGCCGAGCTCGGTGACGACACCGTGCTGATGTCGGACCTGTGCCTGGACGAGTTCACCGACCACGGCCACTGCGGCGTCCTGGACGCCAACGGCGCCGTGGACAACGACGCCACCCTCGCCCTCTACGCGGACATGGCGCTGGCGCAGGCCGACGCGGGCGCCCAGTACGTCGGTCCCAGCGGCATGATGGACGGCCAGGTCGGGGTGATCCGCGAGGCCCTCGACTCGGCGGGGCACATCGACACCGGCATCCTCGCGTACTCGGTGAAGTTCGCCTCCGCCTTCTTCGGCCCGTTCCGCGACGCCGTGGAGTCCCAGCTCACCGGCGACCGGATGAGCTACCAGCAGGACCCGGCCAACGTCCGCGAGGCGCTGCGGGAGGCCGCGCTCGACCTCAACGAGGGCGCGGACCTGGTCATGGTCAAGCCCGCGCTGGCCTACCTGGACGTGATCCGCGCGGTGCGGGACATGGCCGACGTCCCGGTCGCCGCCTACCAGGTGTCCGGCGAGTACGCGATGGTCGAGGCCGCCGCGGCCAACGGCTGGCTCGACCGGCGCCGCACGGTGCTGGAATCGCTGCTCGCGATCCGCCGCGCCGGGGCCGACGTGATCCTGAGCTACTGGGCCACCGAGGCCGCGGGCTGGCTCGACCAGAGCTGA